From a region of the Macrobrachium nipponense isolate FS-2020 chromosome 20, ASM1510439v2, whole genome shotgun sequence genome:
- the LOC135226203 gene encoding uncharacterized protein LOC135226203: protein MAPESQCLSREGLVDTHRSFVTRVMALPAVDQAAAMYRVTKEQQPYVGVALRLAEAGIMRTVTATGAIIPLATPIANHVDGLACQVLDNVVKVAPIITKPTDEIVDETRHFVMRSIAGGQHHSKPLTLKSALVARASDVVDRASATDYGRALIQIAESVLHSAHHAVDTYLPPAEGDIHHADGYEGNISSKAFSLVYKTHGRLRRTAMRMLKSNNNGNEDEEIVIYPLHLVENGDHRYVKWYYSLHDIPYVQQVTSATTAAHTVVVKNIGFFLGTAVKFPRIISTAVIKTAGKSYSVITVNGMDAVRYCSSNSVQLGKCVTMAAVGTVNNATWMVSSAAHNAFSTGVATTSAITNTSKDLVKTVVNTGVCMTHRAMAHCMALTKALPDFGVSKRSQNLFQTIQATFHTLKAQGTTTVFTAKQRCTDALGKALLGVPPSLYIRGHLLYMQLLIACGALRQYPAQVLRTSSQMLESARHIPIDSYAWLSNKDLFIQGYLLTVNIQSRLSSLLKNFSLDASKVKLS from the exons ATGGCTCCTGAAAGTCAATGCCTAAGTCGGGAGGGCCTTGTGGATACACACCGATCTTTCGTGACTCGGGTTATGGCCCTTCCTGCCGTCGATCAGGCTGCCGCCATGTACCGTGTCACTAAG GAGCAGCAGCCTTACGTTGGCGTTGCACTGCGGCTGGCAGAAGCGGGGATTATGAGGACAGTGACGGCTACTGGAGCCATAATTCCTCTGGCCACCCCCATAGCTAACCACGTGGACGGGTTGGCGTGCCAGGTGTTAGACAACGTGGTCAAGGTGGCGCCCATCATCACCAAACCAACTGACGAG atagtCGACGAAACCCGTCATTTTGTTATGAGGAGTATAGCTGGTGGTCAACATCACTCGAAACCACTGACATTGAAATCAGCATTAGTCGCTCGTGCTTCGGATGTG GTTGATCGTGCATCAGCCACCGATTACGGGAGAGCTTTGATCCAAATAGCTGAATCTGTTTTACACTCAGCCCATCATGCGGTGGACACTTATCTCCCTCCAGCCGAAGGCGACATCCATCATGCAG ATGGCTATGAGGGAAACATTAGTTCAAAAGCCTTCTCTCTGGTGTATAAGACTCACGGCAGATTAAGACGTACTGCCATGCGCATGTTGAAGAGTAACAATAATGGAAATGAAGACGAGGAGATTGTCATTTATCCACTGCATCTG GTTGAGAATGGCGATCACCGATATGTGAAATGGTACTACTCTTTACATGATATTCCATACGTTCAGCAAGTAACCAGTGCCACTACCGCAGCCCATACGGTTGTAGTGAAGAACATCGGATTTTTCTTGGGGACCGCCGTCAAATTTCCTCGCATAATTAGCACGGCAGTAATCAAGACTGCTGGTAAATCTTACTCAGTCATTACCGTTAATGGGATGGATGCTGTCAGGTACTGCTCATCTAACAGTGTACAACTTGGGAAGTGTGTAACAATGGCAGCTGTAGGAACAGTCAATAACGCCACTTGGATGGTTAGTTCAGCAGCACACAACGCCTTCTCAACTGGTGTGGCTACCACCAGCGCCATTACCAACACCAGTAAAGACTTGGTGAAAACAGTTGTAAACACCGGAGTCTGTATGACACACCGAGCGATGGCTCATTGTATGGCTTTAACCAAGGCTTTGCCAGATTTTGGAGTGAGTAAAAGGTCTCAGAATTTATTCCAGACGATCCAAGCAACTTTTCATACCCTCAAAGCACAAGGAACTACGACGGTTTTTACAGCAAAGCAGCGTTGCACAGATGCCCTCGGAAAAGCTCTTCTGGGGGTGCCACCATCTTTGTATATCAGAGGGCACTTGTTATATATGCAGCTGCTCATTGCCTGTGGTGCCCTCCGTCAATATCCAGCTCAAGTTCTCCGGACGTCAAGTCAAATGCTAGAGAGTGCTCGTCACATCCCAATCGATTCATATGCTTGGCTAAGCAACAAGGATTTATTTATTCAAGGCTATCTTCTAACGGTCAATATTCAG